The DNA sequence cacaacaagtcgctttttggtagtacgatcattgctttcatcaatcatgagggtaaatgggtgagttctgcagtactgaatgacgtcttgggtgtagccacgtgcaaggctctccttaacaatcatcgtagccttggtcctccgacatgcaaactcctgcaaaaatataatattaaaatataaaattttaatttttgacacggtgccataaatgctgattcattgtagatatgaatgataataataataataataataaattaccttagctgtctgtgaatccggaaacatagctttcaccaaatccgagaagtggtccgcagctgtgaaagcaatgttgtgctcagcaagaaaatggcagaagagaatttccacatttgtcgttttgtgggatgctgcaggatttgcggtagagacgaagtgcttggttaatgggacatgtgaattgttttttttcacattctccacgtgtccggcagttttaaagtggctcttcagatcgtaaaatccactcgcagcaactttcacgtctttattgcaagggacacagaatgagaattgagtgcctcttaacgatgctttaatccagccatcatattcaccttgaagtaactcccattctttctggtgtcgacccgatccttgagttcttcgtttcttactaggtggctcctccatgcttgcttccacgatatttactctatgtatatctacgcatgcgcatgtcagcgcatttttttttccccgtacaaaagtcggtgtacggcgtacatgatttgaaatggtaaaaaaaacttagaaaatacgtataaaacgtacaagttgacaggtatgGTAATCCAACATTTTGCCATAATTTATTCAACtccgttatttttttaatgtaatatttacttgattatatatatatttggggcTCATAACGTTATAACCATGTTATTtgcaatgacaaataaatattgaatagAATTTATTGCAGTGTCTAGATTAGAGCTAAAATATAGACCGATTAGAGATGGTCTAATGTCGGTCTAAATTTAGACGAGACGTCTAATAGCTGTCTATTCTCGCAGTCGGCGTGATGTCACAATGACGTCATCTCGCGTAGCAatgtgtcggccattttgaaaaggGGGCACGCACAAGTAAACATCGTTAGACAAAAGGTTGCCCGAAATTAATATTTCAGCTGTTTTGCatcttttttcataaaaactCATTCAGCATGACTTATAATTATCATGAGTCACTGCCAGA is a window from the Vanacampus margaritifer isolate UIUO_Vmar chromosome 19, RoL_Vmar_1.0, whole genome shotgun sequence genome containing:
- the LOC144039354 gene encoding uncharacterized protein LOC144039354 isoform X3, with amino-acid sequence MEEPPSKKRRTQGSGRHQKEWELLQDVKVAASGFYDLKSHFKTAGHVENVKKNNSHVPLTKHFVSTANPAASHKTTNVEILFCHFLAEHNIAFTAADHFSDLVKAMFPDSQTAKEFACRRTKATMIVKESLARGYTQDVIQYCRTHPFTLMIDESNDRTTKKRLVVLAHFFDGENTNTRLLDLPELASGTAASIFAVIDNILQENDIPWSNVVGFASDNCNTMVGKKNSVLSRIK
- the LOC144039354 gene encoding uncharacterized protein LOC144039354 isoform X2; the encoded protein is MEEPPSKKRRTQGSGRHQKEWELLQGEYDGWIKASLRGTQFSFCVPCNKDVKVAASGFYDLKSHFKTAGHVENVKKNNSHVPLTKHFVSTANPAASHKTTNVEILFCHFLAEHNIAFTAADHFSDLVKAMFPDSQTAKEFACRRTKATMIVKESLARGYTQDVIQYCRTHPFTLMIDESNDRTTKKRLVVLAHFFDGENTNTRLLDLPELASGTAASIFAVIDNILQENDIPWSNVVGFASDNCNTMVGKKNSVLSRIK